The following are encoded in a window of SAR202 cluster bacterium genomic DNA:
- a CDS encoding FtsX-like permease family protein: MEKLFFIPMDTLMAVLLALFAAAMLAIVYLAVRNPVMVKMALRNIPRRPGMTALIIIGVMLSTVIMSAAFGTGDTLSYSIRKEAITGLQNIDEIVLPARSGGGGAVFGRTYIPYTQFENVRDRFAGDSRIDGMMPQLAESVPALAVRSSQTEPGMNVVGIDPAHMGGFGDLLSTAGGPADIGAVPEGQVFVNRPAAESLDIEKGDVIRLFLNDLQVNVTVRDIIERGGIAGREPTIVMPLEHMQRMFTKIGQINSLLVSNRGGVLEGAELGREVSRDLRLVFSNRDVAGEIKRGLNTPDTLRMLQEKATPLEGELRTDVDSLIAEIQKDGVSDELVSLLGDAPVVQFVLSSLFDSDMGSTGTAVAILMDRLSEMRVLNIKQNVLREADEAGSVVTTIFITFSLFSIMVGILLIFLIFVLLAAARKSEMGMARAVGAKRRHLVLMFIFEGAAYAVVSAAVGVALGLAVSAVGIRVINSLAEDIGENFSLTVHFEPRSIVVAYCLGMVITLATVAFSAYRVSRLNIVVAIRGLPEALAAPKEPRFRSRLFSFLRALVRPVYFLWKAVTALLRKRPGAALLNAARAVLWVVAFPLWIADIAIGLFKFVWTYLLRGWLTFLAGTAIAYMTVTTWKQVAWFGSGVSLMLIGMGLLLRVALKRTSMCPEARDRLAFTLTGLALLLYWVLPLGFFEPVTGKLEGNFNVMFVSGIAMVAAAVWTVMYNADILMKAFTSATRGVGRLRPVLTTAVAYPMSAKFRTGLTLAMFALVVFTLMVMSVLTETFSTQFSEPDVVTGGWDIGAEVNLNTPVTDIRAAIAAEPSLDPGDFEAIGGYTRAPVQARRAGAETQGWESEPVLLADQGFLRQSEYTFKLVAEGYGPAAIDVWQAIADNPGLAVVSGYMVESKAPAAGGKDDSLLNAYYNDSRMEAVELELREPNSGGTARVKVIAVIDRVHDVHGIITSKAALDAVLPAPVPITTHLFRLKDGVDRAATAKAIEAAFLEHGMDAVVLEEQLLQAAAAGKTFFRLFTGFMALGLFVGVAALGVISTRAVVERRQQIGVLRAIGYRRRMVQWSFLLESSFIAVLGTVIGGILGIVLSYNAVMDIRAQEGADNIRFTIPWLQIAMILGLTWVFSVIATYMPARQASKTYPAEALRYE; this comes from the coding sequence TTGGAGAAGCTCTTCTTCATCCCCATGGATACGCTCATGGCCGTGCTGCTGGCGCTGTTCGCCGCGGCGATGCTGGCCATCGTGTACCTGGCGGTCCGCAACCCCGTCATGGTAAAGATGGCGCTGCGTAACATCCCCCGCCGGCCCGGCATGACTGCGCTGATCATCATCGGCGTGATGCTCAGCACAGTCATCATGTCCGCCGCCTTCGGGACGGGCGACACCCTGAGCTACTCCATCCGCAAGGAGGCGATCACCGGCCTCCAAAATATCGACGAGATCGTTCTCCCCGCCCGCTCCGGCGGCGGCGGCGCGGTCTTCGGCCGCACCTACATCCCCTACACGCAGTTTGAGAACGTACGCGACCGGTTCGCGGGGGATAGCCGCATCGACGGGATGATGCCGCAGCTTGCGGAGTCCGTCCCCGCGCTGGCGGTGCGGTCTTCCCAGACCGAGCCGGGCATGAACGTCGTCGGCATCGACCCGGCGCACATGGGCGGCTTCGGGGACCTGCTTTCGACGGCCGGCGGCCCGGCTGACATCGGGGCTGTGCCGGAAGGCCAGGTCTTCGTAAACCGGCCCGCCGCGGAGTCGCTGGATATTGAGAAGGGCGATGTAATCCGCCTCTTCCTCAACGATCTCCAGGTCAACGTCACCGTCCGCGACATCATAGAACGTGGCGGCATCGCCGGCCGTGAGCCAACAATCGTGATGCCGCTGGAACACATGCAGCGGATGTTCACGAAGATCGGGCAGATCAATTCCCTCCTCGTATCCAACCGTGGGGGCGTGCTGGAGGGCGCAGAGCTAGGCCGCGAGGTCTCGCGCGATCTGCGCCTGGTGTTCAGCAACCGCGACGTGGCCGGCGAGATCAAAAGAGGCCTTAACACGCCGGACACACTGCGCATGCTCCAGGAGAAGGCCACGCCGCTGGAGGGCGAGCTACGGACGGACGTTGACTCGCTGATCGCGGAGATTCAGAAGGACGGTGTAAGCGACGAGCTCGTCAGCCTGCTCGGCGACGCGCCGGTTGTGCAATTCGTCCTGTCTTCCCTGTTCGACAGCGACATGGGCTCCACCGGGACGGCAGTCGCCATCCTCATGGACCGGCTGTCCGAGATGCGCGTGCTGAACATCAAGCAGAACGTGCTCAGGGAGGCCGACGAGGCCGGCAGCGTGGTGACGACCATCTTCATCACATTCAGCCTCTTCTCCATCATGGTCGGGATCCTGCTGATCTTCCTGATCTTCGTTCTCCTCGCGGCCGCGCGGAAGTCGGAAATGGGCATGGCGCGCGCGGTCGGCGCAAAGCGCAGGCACCTGGTGCTGATGTTCATATTCGAGGGCGCGGCTTACGCCGTAGTCTCCGCGGCAGTAGGCGTCGCGCTCGGGCTGGCGGTGAGCGCCGTCGGCATCCGCGTCATCAATTCCCTGGCGGAGGACATCGGCGAGAACTTCAGCCTCACCGTCCACTTCGAGCCCCGCAGCATCGTCGTCGCGTACTGTCTTGGCATGGTCATTACTCTCGCGACGGTGGCATTCTCCGCGTACAGGGTCAGCAGGCTGAATATCGTCGTCGCGATCCGCGGCCTCCCGGAGGCGCTCGCCGCCCCCAAAGAACCCCGGTTCCGCTCGCGCCTCTTTTCATTCCTGCGGGCGCTCGTCCGGCCGGTCTATTTCCTCTGGAAGGCGGTCACTGCCCTGCTCAGGAAGCGCCCGGGCGCGGCACTCCTGAACGCCGCCAGGGCCGTTCTCTGGGTTGTCGCCTTCCCGCTGTGGATAGCAGACATCGCAATCGGCCTTTTCAAGTTCGTGTGGACGTACCTCCTTCGCGGCTGGCTCACGTTCCTCGCCGGCACGGCAATTGCGTACATGACCGTGACCACATGGAAGCAGGTGGCCTGGTTCGGCTCGGGCGTCTCGCTGATGCTGATCGGCATGGGGCTGCTCCTTCGCGTGGCGCTGAAGCGCACCAGTATGTGCCCGGAGGCGCGTGATCGCCTGGCGTTCACGCTCACTGGCCTGGCCCTGCTCCTGTATTGGGTGCTCCCGCTTGGCTTTTTCGAGCCGGTCACGGGCAAGCTGGAAGGCAACTTCAACGTGATGTTCGTTTCGGGCATTGCCATGGTGGCCGCAGCGGTCTGGACGGTCATGTACAACGCCGACATCCTCATGAAGGCGTTCACATCGGCCACGCGCGGCGTGGGCAGGCTGCGCCCAGTCCTCACTACCGCCGTCGCATATCCCATGAGCGCCAAGTTCCGCACCGGCCTCACCCTTGCAATGTTTGCGCTGGTCGTTTTCACCCTGATGGTGATGTCCGTACTGACGGAGACGTTTAGCACGCAGTTCTCAGAGCCGGACGTCGTCACCGGCGGGTGGGATATCGGAGCAGAGGTAAACCTGAATACGCCCGTGACGGACATCCGGGCAGCGATTGCGGCAGAGCCGTCACTGGACCCGGGCGACTTCGAAGCGATCGGCGGCTATACGAGGGCGCCGGTCCAGGCGCGGCGGGCCGGCGCGGAGACCCAGGGCTGGGAAAGTGAGCCAGTCCTGCTGGCGGACCAAGGGTTCCTCCGCCAGTCCGAATACACCTTTAAGCTGGTCGCGGAAGGCTACGGGCCTGCAGCGATAGACGTATGGCAGGCGATCGCGGATAACCCCGGCCTCGCAGTCGTCAGCGGCTACATGGTGGAGAGCAAGGCGCCCGCAGCCGGCGGGAAGGATGACTCCCTGCTCAACGCGTACTATAACGACAGCCGGATGGAAGCCGTTGAGCTGGAGCTGCGCGAGCCGAACAGCGGCGGCACGGCCCGCGTGAAAGTGATCGCCGTTATAGACCGCGTTCACGACGTGCACGGGATCATAACCTCAAAGGCGGCACTGGACGCCGTGCTTCCCGCGCCGGTACCCATCACCACCCACCTGTTCAGATTGAAGGATGGCGTCGACAGGGCGGCGACGGCGAAGGCCATCGAGGCGGCGTTCCTGGAACACGGCATGGACGCCGTGGTTCTCGAGGAGCAGCTTCTCCAGGCCGCCGCCGCCGGCAAGACATTCTTCCGCCTGTTTACCGGCTTCATGGCCCTCGGACTTTTCGTCGGCGTCGCCGCGCTCGGCGTCATCAGCACCCGCGCCGTCGTGGAGCGCCGACAGCAGATCGGGGTGCTCCGCGCCATCGGCTACCGCCGCCGCATGGTCCAGTGGTCGTTCCTGCTGGAGTCGTCTTTTATCGCAGTCCTGGGCACGGTCATCGGCGGCATCCTGGGAATCGTCCTATCCTACAACGCTGTAATGGACATTCGCGCGCAAGAGGGCGCCGACAACATCCGCTTCACCATTCCGTGGCTCCAGATAGCGATGATTCTCGGCCTCACGTGGGTCTTCTCTGTCATCGCGACCTACATGCCCGCCCGCCAGGCCTCAAAGACATACCCCGCGGAAGCGCTGAGGTACGAATAG
- a CDS encoding Glu/Leu/Phe/Val dehydrogenase: MLKTMEYMERYKFEQFTMCYEPSVGLKAFIAIHSTTLGPSSGGVRIWPHPTEEDAIMDALRLARAMTYKSAVAGIPLGGGKGLIWADSRKDKNEAMLRAFGRFVDTLGGRYITTEDVGMTPRDLEHIAQETKYVVGLPRTMGGSGDTSEMTGLGLYLGMKACAKELWGSDSLAGKTIAMQGFGNVGRNTAYHLVKEGVKLVVADFYQPATEVANSLGATIVKPEEIYDQKADIFSPCALGAVINDNTIKRIKAPIICGGANNQLAEERHGEQLHQMGVLYAPDYVVNAGGIINASCEVGVTYNPDRAKEITQRIYDTTLKVFQTSKDEKIPTSVAADRMAERRIAATRNIKPMKRAEH; the protein is encoded by the coding sequence ATGCTGAAGACCATGGAGTACATGGAGCGCTACAAGTTCGAGCAGTTCACGATGTGCTACGAGCCCTCGGTGGGCCTCAAGGCGTTCATCGCCATCCACAGCACGACGCTCGGCCCTTCTTCCGGCGGCGTTCGCATCTGGCCGCACCCCACGGAAGAAGACGCGATCATGGACGCCCTCCGACTGGCGCGCGCGATGACGTACAAGTCCGCGGTTGCCGGCATCCCGCTCGGCGGCGGCAAGGGCCTCATCTGGGCCGACTCCCGCAAGGACAAGAACGAGGCGATGCTCCGGGCCTTCGGACGCTTCGTGGACACGTTGGGCGGCCGCTATATCACCACCGAGGACGTGGGCATGACCCCGCGCGACCTGGAGCACATCGCCCAGGAGACGAAGTACGTCGTCGGCCTGCCGCGCACGATGGGCGGCTCCGGCGACACCTCAGAAATGACCGGCCTCGGGCTCTACCTGGGCATGAAGGCGTGCGCAAAGGAGCTCTGGGGAAGCGACAGCCTGGCGGGCAAGACGATCGCCATGCAGGGCTTCGGCAACGTGGGCCGCAACACGGCCTACCACCTGGTGAAAGAGGGCGTGAAGCTGGTCGTCGCCGACTTCTACCAGCCCGCGACAGAGGTTGCGAATTCCCTGGGCGCGACGATCGTCAAGCCGGAGGAGATATACGACCAGAAGGCTGACATCTTCTCCCCGTGCGCCCTCGGCGCGGTGATCAACGACAACACGATCAAGCGCATCAAGGCGCCGATCATCTGCGGCGGCGCGAACAACCAGCTGGCCGAGGAGCGCCATGGAGAGCAGCTCCACCAGATGGGCGTCCTCTACGCTCCCGACTACGTGGTGAACGCCGGCGGCATCATCAACGCCTCCTGCGAGGTCGGCGTGACCTACAACCCGGACCGCGCCAAAGAGATTACGCAGCGCATCTACGACACCACGCTCAAGGTCTTCCAGACCTCCAAGGACGAGAAGATTCCGACGAGCGTCGCGGCCGACCGCATGGCGGAGCGCCGCATCGCGGCCACGCGCAACATCAAGCCCATGAAGAGGGCGGAACACTGA
- a CDS encoding DedA family protein, protein MSDLFHELSDWLAGVADSDWAIAVLGLASFIEAIFFPIPPDPLMLGIAVLRPGISIWLGVWVTATSVLGALVGYWVGKKLGRPVLLKFFSESKISKVEALYQKYGMWATLIAAFTPIPYKVFAITAGVLRLDRRTFVIASIIGRGARFITLGVLIYFFGESIEKFVIDNFEILTVAVTVLVLALAAAYVLFSRRGKANKRKAEEAAAHGAPASGQTTEPG, encoded by the coding sequence ATGAGCGACCTTTTTCACGAGCTTTCAGACTGGCTTGCCGGTGTCGCGGACAGCGACTGGGCTATTGCGGTGCTTGGGTTGGCCTCGTTCATAGAGGCGATATTCTTCCCAATCCCGCCGGACCCCCTGATGCTCGGGATCGCGGTGCTGCGCCCCGGCATCAGCATCTGGCTTGGCGTGTGGGTTACGGCAACGTCCGTACTCGGCGCGCTCGTGGGCTACTGGGTGGGCAAGAAGCTCGGCAGGCCCGTGCTCTTGAAGTTCTTCTCCGAGAGCAAGATCAGCAAGGTAGAGGCGCTGTACCAGAAGTACGGCATGTGGGCGACGCTCATCGCCGCCTTCACGCCCATACCTTACAAGGTCTTCGCCATTACGGCGGGCGTGTTGCGGCTTGACCGCCGCACTTTCGTAATTGCCTCAATTATCGGTCGCGGCGCGCGGTTTATCACACTTGGCGTGCTTATCTACTTCTTCGGCGAGTCGATCGAGAAGTTCGTGATAGATAACTTTGAAATACTGACCGTCGCCGTGACAGTGCTAGTGCTGGCGCTTGCTGCGGCATATGTGCTGTTCAGCCGCCGCGGCAAGGCGAATAAGCGCAAGGCAGAGGAAGCCGCCGCGCATGGCGCGCCGGCCTCCGGCCAGACCACCGAGCCAGGGTGA
- a CDS encoding ABC transporter ATP-binding protein: MTELIVDATDIKKTYDTGKVKVHALRGVDLKIDRGEMVAIMGPSGCGKTTLLNCLSGLDEIDSGLALIEGVNLHGMGDDERSDYRARRMGFVFQLYNLFPVLSAIENVEMPLLLSGTSPSVARRKAKDMLDRVGLSDRGSHYPGELSGGQRQRVTIARALVNDPAIVWADEPTGDLDSETAQEIMALMIGLNRDNGETFVIVTHAREVGEAANRIVRMRDGLVVDDGKGRAAGPGPANGVSEDGARAGNRRQGS; this comes from the coding sequence ATGACAGAGCTGATCGTGGACGCTACAGACATCAAGAAGACCTACGACACCGGCAAGGTAAAGGTCCACGCCCTTCGCGGCGTCGATCTGAAGATCGACCGCGGGGAAATGGTGGCAATCATGGGTCCGTCCGGATGCGGGAAGACGACGCTGCTGAACTGCCTGTCCGGGCTGGACGAGATAGACTCAGGCCTGGCGCTCATCGAAGGCGTCAACCTTCACGGCATGGGCGACGATGAGCGGAGCGACTACCGCGCCCGGCGCATGGGCTTTGTATTCCAGCTCTACAACCTGTTTCCGGTGCTCTCCGCGATTGAGAACGTAGAGATGCCGCTCCTGCTCTCAGGCACAAGCCCGTCGGTGGCGCGCCGCAAGGCGAAGGACATGCTGGACCGCGTGGGCCTCTCTGACAGAGGCAGCCACTACCCGGGCGAGCTCTCAGGCGGCCAGCGCCAGCGAGTCACCATCGCCCGCGCGCTCGTCAACGACCCCGCTATCGTGTGGGCGGACGAGCCCACCGGCGACCTTGACAGCGAGACGGCGCAGGAGATCATGGCGCTTATGATCGGCCTGAACCGCGACAACGGTGAGACGTTCGTGATTGTGACCCACGCCCGAGAGGTGGGCGAGGCCGCCAACCGCATCGTTAGAATGCGCGACGGCCTGGTGGTGGACGACGGGAAGGGCCGCGCCGCCGGGCCGGGTCCGGCCAACGGGGTCTCCGAGGACGGCGCGCGCGCCGGCAACAGGCGTCAGGGGTCATAA
- a CDS encoding aldo/keto reductase, whose translation MQTRPFGRTGLNITPIGLGLAEINRHEDAKADFAAAGRVLGAALDSGVNFLDTAAMYGNTEEMIGASVSHRRADFILATKCGQVYGDAVGQPWSAPVIEHSIDRSLRRMKTECVDMVQLHSCSLAVLQRGEAIEAMQKAKKAGKTRFIGYSGDNEPARWAVESGLFDTLQTSYNLVDQRARTTGLLKLARAKGMGIIIKRPVANSVWGKSESPYPYANEYLRRAKILRDLGPIPGAPEDAILLAMGFVMAHPEVDTIIVGSHNPAHIRSNIEMVEKRLPIPTEAVRELQRRFEQHGADWVQLQ comes from the coding sequence ATGCAGACTCGACCCTTCGGCCGCACAGGCCTCAACATCACGCCCATCGGACTCGGCCTCGCCGAGATTAACAGGCACGAGGACGCAAAGGCGGACTTTGCGGCGGCCGGTCGCGTGCTGGGGGCGGCGCTGGACTCCGGTGTCAACTTCCTGGACACGGCTGCGATGTACGGCAACACGGAAGAGATGATCGGGGCGTCGGTCTCACACCGGCGCGCCGACTTCATCCTCGCCACCAAGTGCGGCCAGGTCTACGGCGACGCCGTCGGCCAGCCATGGTCCGCCCCAGTGATCGAGCACTCCATAGACCGAAGCCTCAGGCGCATGAAGACGGAGTGCGTGGACATGGTACAGCTGCACTCGTGCAGCCTGGCGGTGTTGCAGCGCGGCGAAGCGATTGAGGCGATGCAGAAGGCGAAGAAGGCGGGCAAGACGCGCTTCATCGGCTACAGCGGCGATAACGAGCCCGCGCGGTGGGCGGTGGAGAGCGGCCTCTTCGACACGCTCCAGACCAGCTACAACCTCGTGGACCAGCGCGCGCGCACCACAGGTCTGCTCAAGCTGGCGCGCGCCAAAGGCATGGGCATAATCATCAAGCGCCCGGTCGCCAACAGCGTGTGGGGCAAGAGCGAGTCGCCCTACCCCTACGCCAACGAGTACCTTCGCCGCGCAAAGATATTGCGGGACCTGGGTCCCATCCCCGGAGCGCCGGAAGACGCCATCCTTCTCGCAATGGGCTTCGTAATGGCACACCCCGAGGTGGACACCATTATCGTCGGATCCCACAACCCTGCGCACATCAGATCGAACATCGAGATGGTGGAGAAGCGCCTGCCCATCCCAACCGAGGCCGTCCGCGAGCTCCAGCGTCGCTTCGAGCAGCACGGCGCCGATTGGGTGCAGCTGCAGTAG
- a CDS encoding FAD-binding oxidoreductase — protein sequence MALTADVVIAGAGVVGCAAAYFLAKQGAAVTVVEGRGIATGPSGYAVGSLNPFTGDGIPGPLEALARASFQMHTAAWAELIAESGVDFKPVMMPHLELALDESYVPVLRALQGRLDGDGMFRTRWLEAEEVTLLDDRLTPESRGALLVESIGILDSYDYNVALAKGAERLGARLVKAEAIGLERQGGRVTAVSTTAGRIDAGAFLAAMGTESRTAGEWLGVPLPIVSLKGQILHLKAPGRRLGYSLHGEMSLVHKADGLVWVGGTEEHGKSDIATDLDGRSALAAQVRRMAPGLEITVASHTACLRPMSPDRLPVIGPAPSWENAYVATGAGRKGVLLAPAIGRAVADMVTKGRTDLPVSGMLFVPQRFRGVCL from the coding sequence ATGGCTCTAACAGCAGATGTGGTGATCGCAGGGGCCGGGGTGGTCGGGTGCGCGGCGGCCTACTTCCTGGCGAAGCAGGGCGCCGCGGTAACGGTGGTGGAGGGGCGTGGAATAGCCACCGGGCCGTCAGGATACGCAGTAGGGTCGCTCAACCCATTCACGGGCGACGGCATACCGGGTCCGCTGGAGGCGCTGGCAAGGGCGTCTTTCCAGATGCACACGGCCGCCTGGGCGGAGCTTATCGCGGAGTCCGGCGTGGACTTCAAACCGGTGATGATGCCGCACCTGGAGCTTGCGCTGGACGAGAGCTACGTGCCGGTGCTCCGGGCGCTGCAGGGCCGTCTGGACGGCGACGGCATGTTCAGGACGCGATGGCTGGAGGCAGAGGAGGTGACTCTGCTGGACGACAGGCTGACGCCGGAGTCGCGCGGCGCGCTGCTGGTGGAGAGCATCGGCATCCTGGACAGCTATGACTACAACGTGGCGCTGGCGAAGGGGGCCGAGAGACTGGGTGCGAGACTGGTCAAGGCGGAGGCCATTGGGCTTGAGCGACAGGGTGGACGGGTAACTGCGGTGTCCACAACAGCCGGCCGGATAGATGCGGGGGCGTTCCTGGCGGCTATGGGGACGGAGTCGCGGACGGCGGGAGAGTGGCTCGGCGTACCGCTGCCCATCGTGTCGCTGAAAGGACAGATCCTGCATCTCAAGGCACCCGGCCGGCGGCTGGGCTACTCCCTGCACGGCGAGATGTCGCTTGTTCACAAGGCAGACGGCCTCGTCTGGGTGGGTGGGACGGAGGAGCACGGCAAATCGGACATTGCGACCGACCTGGACGGACGGTCGGCGCTGGCGGCGCAGGTGCGCCGAATGGCGCCCGGACTGGAAATTACAGTAGCTTCGCATACCGCGTGCCTCCGGCCGATGTCGCCTGACCGGCTGCCGGTGATAGGCCCGGCGCCCAGCTGGGAGAACGCGTACGTCGCTACTGGGGCGGGCAGGAAGGGCGTTCTCCTGGCCCCGGCCATCGGCCGCGCCGTGGCGGATATGGTCACTAAAGGGAGAACAGACTTGCCTGTGAGCGGGATGCTATTCGTACCTCAGCGCTTCCGCGGGGTATGTCTTTGA
- a CDS encoding GYD domain-containing protein: MQHGARAFGGQRMATYFLLMKLTPEGRQKVLDDPSSMLQAQQGVHVPEVQVMGLYGVLGDYDFVSVIDAPDNASAARFSLELGVRGGVHVTTLPAIPISKFEDLHEKGMENMLAGAMANPPGTSMADQIKEVEEMPREGRQHRQSQ, from the coding sequence ATGCAACACGGCGCTCGCGCATTCGGGGGTCAACGCATGGCAACGTACTTCCTGTTGATGAAGCTCACTCCTGAGGGCAGGCAAAAAGTCCTGGACGACCCCTCCAGCATGCTGCAGGCGCAGCAGGGAGTGCACGTACCGGAGGTGCAGGTGATGGGGCTGTACGGCGTGCTCGGTGATTACGACTTCGTGAGTGTCATCGACGCGCCCGACAACGCATCGGCCGCGCGCTTCTCTCTTGAGCTCGGCGTCCGCGGCGGCGTCCATGTCACTACCTTGCCGGCCATCCCTATCAGCAAGTTTGAAGACCTGCATGAAAAGGGTATGGAAAACATGCTCGCCGGGGCCATGGCCAATCCTCCGGGCACCTCCATGGCTGACCAGATCAAGGAAGTCGAGGAGATGCCGCGCGAAGGACGTCAACACCGCCAGTCCCAGTGA
- a CDS encoding DUF4389 domain-containing protein — translation MVVQSTETPSQPSVSYPVRLEAEYQETYSRGLALLGALVFLKALLLIPHLVILYILGIASAVLAWVGYLVILFTGKQPRGVYHFNLGVLRWQTRTTAWLLSISDKYPPFTMK, via the coding sequence ATGGTAGTTCAGTCAACGGAAACGCCGTCTCAGCCAAGTGTGTCGTACCCGGTGCGACTTGAAGCGGAGTACCAGGAGACCTATTCGCGCGGCCTGGCATTGCTTGGCGCGCTGGTCTTTCTAAAGGCGCTGCTACTGATACCGCACCTGGTGATCCTGTACATTCTTGGCATTGCGTCGGCGGTGCTGGCGTGGGTTGGTTACCTGGTCATCCTGTTCACCGGCAAGCAGCCGAGAGGCGTCTACCACTTCAACCTCGGCGTCCTGCGGTGGCAGACGCGCACGACGGCGTGGCTGCTGAGCATCTCCGATAAATACCCGCCGTTCACGATGAAGTAG
- a CDS encoding dienelactone hydrolase produces MAVKTKRMAVQVPGSITVTAEYADAGAARDIVFAYAPGAGSNINDPFGVYAQEELARLDYSSIRFQFPYKEAGKSAPDRPPVLEATWRAVIRAVPTGKRVVIGGRSMGGRMASHVVAQGEKVAGLALFAYPLIAPGKTEARDGHLSAIKAPTLFCSGTKDTYATPEQLRAAAAQVPDSTVRLLDGADHGFKVLKSTGRTQTDVYREAAAALVEFMGKL; encoded by the coding sequence ATGGCCGTGAAGACGAAGCGAATGGCAGTGCAGGTGCCGGGCTCGATTACGGTAACGGCGGAGTATGCCGACGCCGGGGCAGCGCGGGACATTGTGTTCGCTTACGCTCCGGGAGCGGGGTCGAATATCAACGACCCTTTCGGTGTGTACGCCCAGGAAGAGCTGGCCCGTCTGGATTACTCGTCTATCAGGTTCCAGTTTCCGTACAAAGAGGCAGGCAAGAGCGCACCGGACCGCCCGCCCGTCCTTGAGGCGACCTGGAGGGCGGTAATACGCGCCGTCCCAACGGGGAAGCGGGTGGTGATCGGCGGCCGGTCCATGGGCGGCAGGATGGCGTCGCACGTGGTGGCGCAGGGTGAGAAGGTTGCGGGGCTCGCGCTCTTCGCGTACCCGTTGATCGCACCGGGGAAGACCGAGGCGCGCGACGGCCATCTGAGCGCGATCAAGGCGCCGACTCTATTCTGCTCGGGCACGAAGGACACGTACGCCACTCCGGAGCAACTACGGGCCGCGGCGGCGCAGGTGCCCGACTCGACCGTGCGCCTGCTGGATGGCGCGGACCACGGTTTCAAGGTGCTGAAGTCCACGGGCCGCACTCAGACGGATGTCTATCGCGAGGCGGCGGCCGCGCTTGTGGAGTTTATGGGGAAGTTGTGA
- a CDS encoding transglutaminase domain-containing protein — translation MVVPALTMVFAQSIFQKSVAILVKFALPGAPDNLMSKLYYTESGRFLPALGEELTTFRRARKVLTLPKTSKPARLFFIPRPYEDSNAPLRLSVNGKELAPIVKQPSRIVYQWHAVTLEPGLLRAGENVFEFWCDATAMNGWALAMEGGFANPASFTTDDGGANWRNHHMSYLNVDRGEYLVRVRLEEGEDPAPPPMVYEDPANPRLASYRKLFPAEALEPGPILKRVRALSTWIANSWEHTAAGPGLGTVPMPWDPETIHAWASMEKGHAGQRPIANCIFYGVTFAAACQALGIPARCSIFSDKPAGGGGHFTAEYWSNEHEKWCMVDPNFDAMFLRNGVPLSVTELQDTRKTVNDVTEYGPGAERHRQNPRTMYWFDDGSRRARSINHRSVWYRSDILSHPEFNPAAHGAGVMYSETGIVWEQRDMETWPMFPYFGDRDYFDAPPRGFGK, via the coding sequence ATGGTCGTGCCAGCTTTGACAATGGTGTTTGCTCAGAGTATCTTTCAGAAGTCTGTCGCAATACTTGTTAAGTTCGCACTCCCAGGAGCGCCTGATAATCTCATGAGCAAGCTTTATTACACTGAGTCCGGCCGTTTCCTGCCGGCGCTTGGCGAAGAGCTGACAACGTTTCGCCGCGCCCGAAAAGTCCTGACCCTGCCGAAGACATCGAAGCCTGCCCGCCTCTTTTTTATCCCGCGACCATACGAAGACTCAAACGCGCCGCTGCGCCTTTCTGTGAACGGCAAAGAGCTCGCGCCCATCGTCAAGCAGCCGAGCAGGATCGTGTACCAGTGGCATGCCGTCACTCTTGAGCCGGGGCTCCTCAGGGCAGGGGAGAACGTTTTCGAGTTCTGGTGCGATGCGACCGCGATGAACGGCTGGGCGCTGGCGATGGAGGGGGGCTTTGCCAACCCCGCGAGCTTCACCACAGACGACGGCGGGGCAAACTGGCGCAACCACCACATGTCATACCTTAATGTGGACAGGGGCGAATACCTTGTCCGCGTGCGCCTTGAAGAGGGCGAAGACCCCGCGCCGCCGCCGATGGTCTACGAGGACCCTGCCAATCCCAGGCTGGCCTCCTATCGCAAGCTGTTCCCGGCCGAGGCGCTGGAGCCCGGCCCGATACTGAAGCGCGTCCGCGCCCTGAGCACGTGGATTGCGAACAGCTGGGAGCACACGGCGGCAGGGCCCGGACTGGGCACGGTGCCGATGCCGTGGGACCCGGAGACGATACACGCCTGGGCGTCCATGGAAAAAGGCCACGCCGGTCAGAGGCCGATCGCGAATTGCATCTTCTACGGCGTGACGTTCGCCGCGGCATGCCAGGCCCTCGGTATCCCCGCCCGTTGCTCTATCTTTTCAGACAAGCCGGCCGGGGGTGGCGGGCACTTCACGGCAGAGTACTGGTCCAATGAGCATGAGAAATGGTGCATGGTGGACCCGAACTTCGACGCCATGTTCCTGCGCAACGGCGTCCCGCTCTCAGTGACCGAGCTACAGGACACCCGCAAGACCGTGAACGACGTTACTGAGTACGGCCCGGGCGCTGAGCGCCACAGGCAGAACCCCAGGACCATGTACTGGTTCGACGACGGCAGCCGCCGGGCGCGGTCTATCAACCACCGGTCCGTCTGGTACCGCTCGGACATCCTCTCCCACCCTGAGTTCAACCCGGCCGCCCACGGCGCGGGTGTGATGTACTCAGAAACGGGAATCGTCTGGGAGCAGCGCGACATGGAGACTTGGCCGATGTTCCCATACTTCGGGGACCGCGATTACTTCGACGCGCCTCCGAGGGGTTTCGGCAAGTAG